A window from Pokkaliibacter sp. MBI-7 encodes these proteins:
- a CDS encoding DUF349 domain-containing protein — protein MFARFFRPKWQHPKVEVRLQAVSLLQGNNPDQAKILLELLHQDSATEVRAAALARIQDWDTLTRFAGDNADSILRDVAIRRLADLLSSKGVSDGDQQGALQCLEKVSQPDVLLHIALRANALPLQQAAMARLEDDYALLKIASGQVDQSLRIQAAERINDREVLEQLLKLCQNHKRLQRTVRDKLNSYKQQEKDADQQRQQGEHLCESLEALARTGWFPHYKAKLEGISQQWQALNHAVLQSTLLQRFEHAAEQCQQMVKAELQRQEQEESARHLQQQQAEQRSALISAYTQLLEQTRSALPEQASHFSQALSQIAQRAAELGMSEQTSKRHSDISNILSVWQRYAELSPQLESVLQGEETDSEQLSELLKQLEWPDTLTAPNLLSESYTRLGVVKKAAREAKVAERESRQPIENKLDQMARHLKAGRSKAASRIASQLEERMQEAHLLSLQPRFTQLQEQLHELVDWQGFAIRPKKEQLIAAMQALATSPLAGAEQLARIRKYNQEWRGLGTDPTSAAQDLWQAFREASDQAFAHCQSYLEEQAALRADNLQKRQQLTTQLEEFIQSAAFPSAEGNFLEQLRHTARQQWQAYSPVERQESETLQARFDVYMEQLSDAIVSYRKQQEDAKEAIVNEAVELLSWTDIIAATRRAKTLQQDWKVLGQGRRRQDQVLWQRFRECCDKLFQRRDSVLQAQKVERLERFEAANQEAERFDQVLSEVINQSRINEEQIKTLIQQFQSLPGVLQEPRQEYVDEQLEMLEQRLLEQQHQPLMTLLQQTRSAAAVLAEAEQAILSDKAATDIEPSDTSEPLATRLAAIRQGKSAILQRVNEVSEAQRMLCIRMELLAGLDSPEQDQSLRMQYQLGKLQASMAQADKGTIPLFVQMHELELEWYENGPVINAVLQNRFHSALEKAKARY, from the coding sequence ATGTTCGCGCGCTTTTTCCGCCCCAAATGGCAACACCCGAAAGTTGAAGTAAGACTGCAGGCTGTATCACTGCTGCAGGGCAACAATCCCGATCAGGCAAAAATTCTGCTTGAGCTGCTCCATCAGGACTCGGCAACAGAAGTGCGTGCTGCCGCACTCGCACGAATCCAGGATTGGGATACCCTCACACGTTTTGCCGGTGACAATGCAGACAGCATTTTACGCGATGTTGCGATCCGACGGCTGGCAGACCTGCTCAGTAGCAAAGGGGTAAGCGATGGTGACCAGCAAGGCGCATTACAGTGCCTGGAGAAAGTGTCGCAGCCGGATGTGCTGTTGCACATTGCTCTGCGAGCAAACGCGCTGCCTTTGCAACAAGCGGCCATGGCGCGACTGGAAGACGACTATGCGCTGCTGAAAATCGCCTCTGGGCAAGTTGATCAAAGCTTACGTATACAAGCCGCAGAACGAATTAACGACCGTGAAGTATTGGAGCAACTGCTTAAGCTGTGCCAGAACCACAAGCGGCTGCAACGCACGGTACGCGACAAACTGAACAGCTATAAACAGCAGGAAAAAGACGCGGATCAGCAGCGCCAACAGGGTGAGCACTTGTGTGAAAGCCTTGAGGCGCTTGCACGTACTGGTTGGTTCCCCCATTACAAAGCCAAGCTGGAAGGCATCTCACAACAGTGGCAAGCCCTGAATCACGCTGTACTTCAGTCGACATTGTTGCAGCGTTTTGAACACGCCGCAGAGCAGTGCCAACAGATGGTCAAAGCCGAGCTTCAGCGTCAGGAGCAAGAAGAATCTGCTCGTCACCTGCAACAGCAACAGGCTGAACAACGCTCCGCACTTATCTCAGCATATACCCAGTTGCTGGAGCAAACTCGTAGCGCTCTTCCCGAACAAGCGTCACATTTCAGCCAGGCACTAAGCCAAATCGCTCAGCGCGCTGCAGAACTGGGAATGTCTGAACAGACCAGCAAGCGCCACAGTGACATCAGCAATATTCTGTCAGTATGGCAGCGCTATGCGGAACTGTCCCCTCAACTCGAATCGGTATTACAGGGAGAAGAGACGGACAGCGAACAGCTGAGTGAACTGCTCAAGCAACTGGAATGGCCCGACACCCTTACCGCTCCGAATCTTCTGAGTGAGAGCTACACCCGTCTCGGTGTAGTTAAAAAGGCAGCACGTGAAGCAAAAGTGGCTGAACGTGAAAGTCGTCAGCCTATCGAAAACAAGCTGGATCAGATGGCCCGCCATCTGAAAGCGGGCCGTTCAAAAGCAGCCAGCCGGATTGCCAGCCAGCTCGAAGAACGCATGCAGGAAGCCCATTTGCTCTCTCTGCAACCGCGCTTTACCCAGTTACAGGAACAGTTGCACGAGCTTGTAGACTGGCAAGGTTTTGCAATTCGCCCGAAAAAGGAACAGCTGATTGCTGCCATGCAAGCATTGGCCACCTCTCCCCTTGCAGGTGCAGAGCAGTTGGCACGCATTCGCAAATACAACCAGGAGTGGCGTGGACTTGGCACCGACCCTACCAGTGCAGCGCAGGACCTGTGGCAAGCGTTCCGTGAAGCCAGCGATCAGGCGTTTGCTCACTGCCAATCCTATCTGGAAGAACAAGCTGCACTGCGTGCAGACAATCTCCAGAAGCGCCAACAACTAACCACGCAGCTGGAAGAGTTCATTCAGTCTGCTGCCTTCCCATCAGCGGAAGGAAATTTCCTTGAGCAGTTGCGCCATACCGCTCGTCAGCAGTGGCAAGCCTATAGCCCGGTCGAACGTCAGGAGAGTGAGACACTGCAAGCCCGCTTTGACGTCTACATGGAGCAGCTCAGCGATGCCATCGTAAGCTATCGCAAGCAGCAGGAAGATGCCAAAGAAGCCATCGTCAACGAAGCAGTAGAACTGCTGAGCTGGACTGACATCATCGCAGCCACTCGACGGGCCAAAACACTGCAGCAGGACTGGAAAGTGCTTGGCCAGGGGCGTCGCCGCCAGGATCAAGTCTTGTGGCAACGCTTCCGTGAGTGCTGTGACAAGCTATTTCAACGCCGCGATTCCGTGCTCCAGGCGCAAAAGGTAGAACGGCTGGAACGATTTGAAGCCGCCAATCAGGAAGCTGAACGCTTTGATCAGGTGCTCAGTGAAGTGATCAATCAAAGCCGGATTAACGAAGAACAGATCAAAACCCTTATCCAACAGTTTCAGTCTCTGCCAGGTGTACTGCAGGAGCCTCGTCAGGAGTATGTAGACGAACAGTTGGAAATGCTTGAGCAGCGCTTGCTGGAGCAACAGCATCAACCTTTGATGACACTGCTTCAACAAACCAGATCTGCAGCAGCGGTATTGGCTGAAGCTGAACAAGCGATACTGTCAGACAAGGCTGCAACTGACATCGAGCCTAGTGATACATCGGAGCCATTGGCGACTCGCCTGGCAGCCATCCGCCAAGGTAAGAGCGCCATACTTCAACGTGTTAATGAAGTCTCAGAAGCTCAGCGTATGCTGTGTATCCGTATGGAGCTGCTGGCTGGCCTGGACTCACCTGAGCAAGACCAGTCGCTACGCATGCAATATCAACTGGGAAAACTGCAGGCATCAATGGCACAGGCTGACAAAGGCACCATCCCCTTGTTCGTGCAAATGCATGAGCTGGAGCTGGAATGGTACGAAAATGGCCCGGTAATCAATGCGGTACTTCAAAATCGCTTCCATAGCGCACTAGAAAAAGCAAAGGCGCGATACTGA
- the phbB gene encoding acetoacetyl-CoA reductase, which yields MTKRIALVTGGTGGIGSAICQSLAEQGFQVVAGYNSGGNHDKAKAWQEEMLQKGLEMGIAYGDVTKYESCERCIKEIEETYGDTVSVLINNAGITRDGQFKKMSWEQWNEVLTANLDSMFHMTRLVINPMIDKGWGRIINISSVNAQKGQFGQTNYSAAKAGIHGFTKALAQEVASKGVTVNTVSPGYVLTPMVEKIAPEVLDKIKSGIPVGRLGTPEEIGHVVSFLCDDFSGYITGSNLAINGGQHMF from the coding sequence ATGACTAAGCGTATTGCACTTGTAACTGGGGGAACAGGGGGAATCGGTTCTGCAATCTGCCAGAGTCTGGCAGAGCAGGGCTTTCAGGTTGTTGCGGGTTATAACAGTGGCGGCAATCACGACAAGGCAAAGGCGTGGCAGGAGGAGATGCTACAGAAAGGCCTGGAGATGGGAATAGCCTATGGCGATGTGACAAAGTATGAGTCCTGTGAGCGTTGTATCAAGGAGATAGAGGAAACGTACGGAGATACAGTCTCTGTATTGATAAACAACGCTGGTATCACTCGCGATGGTCAGTTCAAGAAGATGTCCTGGGAGCAGTGGAATGAGGTTCTCACCGCGAATCTGGACTCCATGTTCCATATGACTCGCCTGGTTATCAATCCAATGATCGATAAGGGCTGGGGGCGTATCATCAACATCTCTTCTGTCAATGCTCAGAAAGGGCAGTTCGGACAAACCAACTACTCTGCGGCTAAAGCCGGTATTCACGGCTTCACAAAGGCATTGGCGCAGGAGGTGGCTAGCAAAGGTGTGACCGTTAACACGGTATCGCCAGGATATGTGTTAACCCCTATGGTGGAAAAAATTGCACCCGAGGTGCTGGACAAAATCAAGTCAGGCATCCCCGTTGGTCGTCTGGGGACACCTGAAGAAATTGGTCACGTAGTGTCATTTCTGTGCGATGACTTCTCTGGCTACATTACCGGTTCAAACTTAGCCATCAATGGTGGTCAGCACATGTTCTGA
- a CDS encoding MotA/TolQ/ExbB proton channel family protein gives MDFASILGILSGLALIVSAIYLGGDFHIFINVPGLMIVVGGTIAATLLTFQFKDVLAAFKSAFIVFAQDRTKPQQMIHTMLELSKVSHRNGLLALANVETTSKFLKRACNLLADAASEDFIRQTLQTEIDSLIARHFTVQDIFKKMASYAPAFGMLGTLIGLVQMLSQLDDPDTIGPAMAVALLTTFYGSLMSTMFFLPIAGKLRARTLLEVQNLEIIREGAISILSNDNYLNVYERLSSYIPEAQRQPVNLGKGG, from the coding sequence ATGGATTTTGCCTCCATCCTCGGCATCCTATCCGGATTGGCTTTAATTGTTTCAGCCATCTATCTGGGAGGCGACTTTCATATCTTCATCAATGTTCCCGGCTTGATGATTGTTGTCGGGGGAACGATTGCAGCGACCCTTCTCACCTTTCAGTTTAAAGACGTGCTCGCCGCCTTCAAAAGTGCCTTTATAGTCTTCGCTCAAGATCGAACCAAACCTCAGCAAATGATTCACACCATGTTGGAGCTGAGCAAAGTGAGCCACCGCAATGGGTTACTTGCGCTGGCTAATGTTGAAACAACATCCAAATTTCTCAAACGAGCCTGCAACCTGCTCGCTGATGCAGCTAGTGAAGACTTTATCCGACAGACGCTGCAGACTGAGATCGACTCTCTCATAGCCAGACACTTTACGGTACAAGATATATTTAAGAAGATGGCATCCTATGCCCCTGCTTTTGGCATGCTCGGCACCCTGATTGGCCTAGTGCAAATGCTGTCACAGCTGGATGATCCCGATACCATTGGCCCTGCGATGGCAGTTGCTCTGCTGACAACCTTCTACGGATCATTAATGAGCACCATGTTCTTTCTTCCTATCGCTGGGAAGTTGCGTGCCCGCACACTTTTGGAGGTCCAGAATCTGGAAATCATTCGAGAGGGCGCAATCAGCATTTTATCCAATGACAACTATCTGAACGTTTATGAGAGACTGTCCTCCTATATCCCGGAAGCGCAAAGACAACCCGTGAATTTGGGTAAAGGTGGATAA
- a CDS encoding OmpA family protein, translating to MSKRDLLEEPEEMGWLATYADLMSLLLVFFILLFSISTIKIEKFKEIFTSVRFSLNTMGTTNAIIELPHEAPTERKPIQKEDVVVPETKTQSELTVMAQELEQMIDTPMLSKEVQIIQKDDRLYIRVNGQALFDPASTDLSYEAEPILQALTKLFKGHPEFEVNIQGHTDNQPIYTEQYPSNWELSAVRATTVLRYFLLEGLPGNRFSATGYADSKPITSNTTADGRAQNRRVEFVLERIKS from the coding sequence ATGAGTAAGCGTGACTTGCTTGAAGAACCAGAAGAAATGGGCTGGCTTGCAACCTATGCTGACCTCATGAGTTTACTGCTAGTTTTTTTTATACTGTTATTTTCCATTTCAACTATCAAGATAGAAAAATTCAAAGAGATCTTCACGTCGGTCCGCTTTAGCCTGAATACGATGGGGACAACCAACGCCATTATTGAACTCCCCCATGAAGCGCCAACAGAACGCAAACCTATTCAGAAGGAAGACGTTGTAGTTCCCGAGACAAAAACCCAGTCTGAGCTAACGGTAATGGCCCAGGAACTGGAGCAAATGATCGATACACCTATGCTTTCAAAGGAAGTGCAGATTATTCAGAAAGATGACCGTCTCTACATTCGTGTAAATGGGCAGGCACTATTTGACCCAGCCTCTACGGATCTTTCATATGAAGCCGAACCCATCTTGCAAGCACTGACAAAGCTGTTCAAAGGCCACCCAGAGTTTGAAGTGAATATTCAGGGCCATACAGATAATCAGCCAATTTATACTGAGCAATACCCATCTAACTGGGAATTGTCAGCGGTACGCGCAACGACTGTACTACGCTACTTTTTACTGGAGGGCTTGCCAGGGAATCGTTTCAGTGCAACTGGTTATGCTGACTCCAAACCGATCACCAGTAATACAACTGCTGATGGCAGGGCACAAAATCGACGTGTGGAGTTTGTACTTGAAAGAATCAAGTCCTAA
- a CDS encoding PilZ domain-containing protein codes for MKESSPKFLFPDNEARRAHYRVDLRHSDRLLIKLMLNGNDTDLLNISVSGCAFSQPEQEYVIGQTYKGLLLLNHQPDIGEKRQQLPVELRVIMKTNKQWHAEFLTLSLRRTNKLCEVINVLQRAHIRQDKLKLPRSQNQNPAI; via the coding sequence TTGAAAGAATCAAGTCCTAAGTTCTTATTCCCTGACAACGAAGCTCGGAGAGCTCACTATCGGGTGGACCTCCGTCATAGCGACAGACTACTCATTAAACTAATGCTCAATGGCAACGATACCGATTTGCTCAATATTAGTGTCTCGGGCTGTGCATTCTCTCAGCCAGAGCAGGAATATGTCATCGGGCAAACCTATAAGGGTCTATTACTGCTAAACCACCAACCAGATATTGGTGAAAAACGTCAGCAACTACCCGTAGAGTTACGGGTCATTATGAAGACAAATAAGCAATGGCACGCAGAGTTTTTGACCCTCTCCCTGCGAAGAACAAACAAGCTATGCGAAGTGATTAACGTATTGCAAAGAGCACATATCAGACAGGATAAGTTGAAGCTCCCTCGTTCTCAGAATCAAAACCCTGCTATCTAA
- a CDS encoding inorganic phosphate transporter: MDLATSSEQKPQPNSLSKEIIRLGLAVCFVIIGMFVAKSQGLPVGDNSILVVAAMIGCYMALNIGANDVANNVGPAVGSKALTMTGAIIIAAIFEASGSLIAGGDVVGTIKNGIIQPDMIKDADTFIWLMMAALLSAALWLNLATAIGAPVSTTHSIVGGVLGAGIAAGGWGIANWDQLGGIVASWVISPVMGGIIAAGFLYLIKSSITYKSDMLGAAKKVVPVLVSLMAWAFLTYILLKGVKNLIKLDFFTALIISAVASIVIYFVVKPAVARAAAMLSNNKDSVNNLFNLPLICSAALLSFAHGANDVANAVGPLAAINDAFLHGGVASKASIPLWIMAVGGLGIAVGLALYGPKLIRTVGSEITELDKTRAFCIAMSAALTVIVASQLGMPVSSTHIAVGAVFGVGFLREYLKLSYERKIQQIHVHHQEADQVEVEAFLSHFEHADVAEKKQMLRELKARSGHSLLNKKEMKGLKKATKKELVKRSAIYRIAAAWVITVPASALLAAFIYFAIVGFQYSHLH; encoded by the coding sequence GTGGATCTAGCGACAAGTTCTGAACAAAAGCCTCAACCGAATAGCCTCAGCAAGGAGATTATTCGCCTGGGACTGGCGGTATGTTTTGTCATTATTGGAATGTTTGTAGCCAAATCGCAAGGATTGCCCGTTGGTGACAACAGTATTCTTGTGGTGGCGGCAATGATCGGCTGCTACATGGCGCTCAACATAGGAGCTAATGATGTAGCCAATAATGTTGGGCCGGCTGTCGGCTCAAAGGCACTGACGATGACTGGTGCCATCATTATTGCCGCAATATTTGAAGCCTCTGGCTCGCTGATTGCCGGCGGTGACGTAGTAGGCACTATCAAGAATGGCATCATACAGCCAGATATGATCAAGGATGCGGACACCTTTATATGGCTGATGATGGCAGCGTTACTCTCTGCCGCGTTATGGTTGAATCTGGCAACCGCTATAGGTGCACCGGTTTCCACCACTCACTCGATTGTTGGTGGTGTTCTGGGGGCTGGTATCGCAGCTGGTGGCTGGGGAATTGCAAATTGGGACCAGTTAGGCGGGATCGTTGCCAGCTGGGTAATATCTCCTGTTATGGGCGGTATCATTGCTGCAGGATTTCTCTATCTCATCAAGTCAAGTATCACCTACAAGTCAGACATGTTAGGTGCTGCCAAGAAAGTGGTACCTGTTTTGGTCAGCTTGATGGCATGGGCATTTTTGACATATATCCTTTTGAAGGGTGTAAAGAATCTGATCAAGCTTGATTTCTTTACTGCACTGATCATCTCTGCTGTTGCTTCGATTGTTATCTATTTTGTAGTCAAACCCGCTGTTGCGCGCGCTGCTGCAATGTTGAGCAACAATAAAGATAGCGTAAATAATTTATTTAACTTGCCGCTGATTTGCTCTGCTGCATTGCTCAGTTTTGCACATGGTGCAAATGATGTTGCAAATGCTGTGGGTCCTCTTGCCGCAATTAATGATGCGTTTTTGCATGGTGGTGTTGCCTCTAAAGCAAGTATCCCGTTGTGGATAATGGCTGTTGGTGGGCTGGGTATTGCTGTTGGACTGGCACTGTATGGGCCGAAGTTGATTCGTACGGTCGGAAGTGAAATAACTGAGCTGGATAAGACCAGAGCATTTTGTATTGCTATGTCTGCAGCTCTGACTGTAATTGTAGCAAGCCAACTTGGTATGCCTGTCAGTTCAACGCACATTGCCGTTGGTGCAGTATTTGGTGTTGGTTTTCTTCGTGAGTATCTTAAATTATCTTACGAGCGGAAAATTCAGCAGATTCACGTGCACCATCAGGAAGCAGATCAGGTTGAGGTTGAGGCATTCCTGAGCCATTTCGAGCATGCAGATGTCGCCGAGAAAAAGCAGATGCTGCGAGAGCTTAAAGCGCGATCAGGTCATTCGTTACTGAATAAAAAGGAAATGAAGGGCCTGAAAAAGGCCACCAAGAAAGAGCTGGTCAAGCGCTCTGCGATCTACAGGATTGCCGCAGCCTGGGTAATTACCGTGCCGGCGTCGGCATTATTGGCTGCCTTCATATACTTTGCGATTGTGGGCTTTCAGTACAGTCATCTTCATTAA
- a CDS encoding RNA polymerase factor sigma-32, translated as MGMPHFSPGRDIHHFIHKANAIKSLSKAEELELSRKSKLNDKESIEKLVLANLKSVIWIAYSYRGYGLPIADLIQEGTAGLMKALKGHDPDRNIRLSTFAAYWIRAEIHKYVIKHSRIMNVATNKEQHKLFFKLRAEFKNASLSEAEVDDIAERLAVSREAVKEMELRLKGKDMTYVEYDEGRDDDGYEMDVVRGLESLEFNPERMFIRERNATENYQALSHALAMLDPRSRDIISSRWLTDNKMSLQELADRYEISSERVRQLEAKALKDIQKTLLGT; from the coding sequence ATGGGAATGCCACATTTTTCACCGGGTCGGGATATTCACCACTTTATCCATAAAGCCAATGCCATCAAGTCTTTGTCAAAAGCAGAAGAGCTTGAGCTGAGCCGTAAAAGCAAGCTGAATGACAAAGAAAGTATAGAGAAATTGGTGTTGGCTAATCTCAAAAGCGTGATATGGATTGCTTATAGCTATCGCGGATACGGCCTTCCTATTGCCGACCTCATTCAAGAGGGCACTGCTGGTCTGATGAAGGCTCTCAAAGGCCATGATCCAGATAGAAACATCCGTCTTTCCACCTTTGCAGCCTATTGGATTCGGGCTGAAATCCATAAGTACGTTATAAAACACTCGCGCATAATGAATGTCGCAACCAACAAGGAACAGCATAAGCTGTTTTTCAAGTTGCGCGCTGAGTTCAAAAATGCGTCCTTGTCCGAGGCAGAGGTTGACGACATCGCAGAGCGCTTGGCCGTATCTCGTGAGGCAGTTAAGGAAATGGAGCTTCGCCTCAAGGGCAAGGACATGACCTATGTCGAATATGATGAAGGTCGTGACGATGACGGCTATGAAATGGATGTTGTAAGAGGCCTGGAAAGTCTGGAGTTCAATCCTGAACGAATGTTTATTCGTGAGAGAAATGCTACCGAGAACTATCAGGCACTGAGCCATGCGCTGGCTATGCTGGATCCGCGTAGTCGAGACATCATTTCATCCCGCTGGTTAACTGATAACAAGATGTCACTGCAAGAGCTGGCTGATCGATACGAGATTTCTTCAGAGCGAGTTCGTCAGCTAGAAGCAAAAGCGTTGAAAGACATTCAGAAAACATTGCTGGGTACCTGA
- a CDS encoding DnaT-like ssDNA-binding domain-containing protein — MSIFPEPPILLYPSLAIRVGLEEAVLLGIYHQCAAAWGARQQGEHYFLLTQQQWLRLVPFWDEDTLARITHSLVQQGYIEARWEQRSVLRLRIFEQQVGKKECVAEEPVSPVRPMQSLANELRQQSSLSTPTPILPNFGGSVGWPKRTEQPVDALEAIFAQKAAQNQQYQTLSLDWRPSDTVLSMLEQHHRIGADFSLACLDEFLVFWAEQEKRKAPAGWDQAFMKWVKREWIRQQSKGNNQTVGQGSSEQVVNGQGRKRTREDREQVRQNLLDINNLDW, encoded by the coding sequence ATGAGCATATTTCCTGAGCCTCCCATTTTGTTGTACCCCTCCTTAGCAATAAGGGTAGGGCTTGAAGAAGCGGTGTTGTTGGGAATATATCATCAGTGTGCTGCTGCGTGGGGGGCTCGGCAGCAGGGTGAGCATTATTTCTTGCTGACGCAACAGCAGTGGCTCCGGCTTGTGCCATTTTGGGATGAAGACACTCTGGCCAGGATCACTCATAGTCTGGTTCAGCAAGGCTACATAGAGGCGCGTTGGGAGCAGCGAAGCGTATTGCGGCTGCGCATATTTGAGCAGCAAGTAGGCAAGAAAGAGTGTGTTGCAGAAGAGCCGGTGAGTCCTGTGAGACCTATGCAGTCCCTGGCAAATGAGTTGAGACAGCAATCTTCTCTTTCTACACCTACACCGATACTGCCAAATTTCGGTGGTAGCGTTGGGTGGCCCAAGCGTACTGAACAGCCAGTAGATGCCCTGGAAGCCATTTTTGCGCAGAAAGCTGCCCAAAATCAGCAGTATCAAACATTGAGTCTGGATTGGCGTCCCAGTGATACTGTGTTATCCATGCTCGAGCAGCATCATCGTATCGGTGCTGATTTCTCACTCGCTTGCCTGGATGAGTTTCTCGTTTTTTGGGCGGAACAGGAAAAGCGCAAAGCTCCAGCAGGATGGGATCAGGCATTCATGAAATGGGTGAAAAGGGAGTGGATAAGACAACAGTCAAAAGGAAATAATCAGACAGTAGGTCAAGGCAGTAGCGAGCAAGTGGTAAATGGACAAGGTAGAAAACGTACTAGAGAAGATCGTGAACAGGTCAGACAAAACCTTCTCGACATCAACAATCTTGACTGGTGA
- a CDS encoding CBS domain-containing protein — protein MLRSVKVSDYMNSEPVTFHPETALFEAIEYFQRFRVSGAPVVDYSGQLVGLLSEADCLRAILEDTYYEVEHGGKVGDVMTTDVQSVRLDTDIIEVAKIFIHQGRRRLPVVADGLLVGLISRNDILRAIYDFSDTRKA, from the coding sequence ATGTTGAGGTCCGTTAAAGTAAGCGACTACATGAATAGTGAGCCGGTCACATTTCATCCCGAAACCGCTCTGTTTGAAGCGATAGAGTACTTTCAACGTTTCAGAGTTTCAGGTGCGCCAGTAGTTGACTACTCTGGCCAGTTAGTGGGCTTGCTCTCAGAAGCAGACTGTCTTCGTGCCATCCTTGAGGATACCTACTATGAGGTGGAGCACGGGGGTAAAGTCGGTGATGTGATGACGACGGATGTGCAATCGGTGAGGCTGGATACGGATATTATTGAAGTGGCGAAAATATTCATCCATCAAGGGAGGCGGCGCCTTCCTGTAGTTGCAGATGGCTTGCTCGTTGGTCTTATCAGTCGTAACGATATCCTGCGGGCAATCTATGATTTTTCCGATACGAGAAAGGCATGA
- a CDS encoding nucleotide sugar dehydrogenase, translating to MDIGIYGLSLTGVVTAVSLAHVGNNVVLMPAPGESLQMVEWQSLLSDEPGLLAAFNKEQLEGRLKVEVGHQKLLPGKDAHFLALDPDAYASLDEWLGLDQLVDERVLLIIQTAVPVGTAERLQASIAQNWAKQGFSSPYAVVSMPDFIRQGTALDNFQRPGRVLVGCDVDWPRALMRDILRPFNRNRDSLLFMSSREAEFSKFVVNGMLATKLSFMNEMANLAELLDVDIEKVRHGVGSDSRIGYDYIYPGCGFGGAHFSADIIRLAAQVEQSGGHGNLLQSVLKINEQQKEVLFRKLWCHYQGQLKGRTVAVWGASFKPNTSSMRNAPSLVLMEALWAQGCSVRLHDPKALDNVRELLGDRDDLVLCSDPYEAVAGADALLLMTEWKDYWSPDYRRLMQLLKTPLVLDGRNIYDPYLMAERGFIYQGVGRRTA from the coding sequence ATGGATATTGGTATTTATGGCCTTAGCCTGACAGGCGTAGTGACCGCTGTTAGTTTGGCTCATGTAGGTAACAATGTTGTACTGATGCCTGCTCCTGGTGAGTCATTACAGATGGTGGAGTGGCAATCTCTACTCTCCGATGAGCCAGGGTTGCTTGCAGCTTTCAATAAGGAACAACTGGAAGGGCGGTTGAAAGTTGAGGTAGGCCACCAAAAGTTGCTACCAGGTAAGGATGCACACTTTTTAGCTCTGGACCCTGATGCTTATGCTTCTCTCGATGAATGGCTGGGGTTAGATCAGCTGGTGGATGAGCGTGTACTGCTGATCATTCAGACCGCTGTGCCTGTAGGGACAGCAGAGCGATTGCAGGCGTCAATAGCGCAGAATTGGGCTAAGCAGGGGTTCTCTTCCCCCTATGCTGTAGTTTCCATGCCTGACTTTATTCGTCAGGGTACCGCACTGGATAATTTTCAGCGTCCAGGGCGAGTGTTGGTTGGCTGTGATGTTGATTGGCCACGAGCACTGATGCGCGACATTCTTCGACCTTTTAATCGTAACCGTGATTCGTTGCTGTTTATGAGCAGCAGAGAGGCCGAGTTTAGTAAGTTTGTTGTGAACGGGATGCTGGCTACCAAGCTAAGCTTTATGAACGAGATGGCAAACCTTGCCGAGCTTCTCGATGTCGACATTGAGAAGGTTCGGCATGGTGTTGGGTCTGATAGCCGTATTGGATATGACTATATCTATCCCGGTTGTGGTTTCGGTGGGGCACATTTTTCTGCTGATATCATTCGTCTCGCTGCCCAGGTTGAACAAAGTGGCGGGCATGGCAACTTACTGCAGTCGGTTCTTAAAATTAATGAGCAACAGAAGGAGGTACTGTTTCGAAAGTTATGGTGCCACTATCAAGGGCAACTTAAAGGCCGGACAGTCGCAGTTTGGGGGGCATCCTTTAAACCCAATACCAGCAGTATGCGTAATGCGCCGTCACTGGTGTTGATGGAAGCGCTCTGGGCGCAGGGGTGTTCGGTACGTCTGCATGACCCTAAAGCTCTGGACAATGTGAGAGAGCTGCTCGGTGACCGTGACGATTTGGTCTTATGCAGTGATCCTTATGAAGCAGTGGCAGGAGCAGATGCCTTGTTGCTAATGACAGAGTGGAAAGACTACTGGAGTCCAGACTATCGACGTCTGATGCAGCTCTTGAAGACTCCTTTAGTGCTGGATGGACGTAATATTTATGATCCTTATCTGATGGCTGAGCGTGGATTTATCTACCAAGGTGTCGGGCGTCGTACAGCTTAG